From the Alloalcanivorax dieselolei B5 genome, one window contains:
- a CDS encoding outer membrane protein assembly factor BamE, which yields MPRIIALFAILTTLLAGCSSLRFPGVYRIDIPQGNVVTEDMLSGLQPGMTPEQVRFVLGPPTLTDPFTPNTWFYLLQYQPGNGEMVEQQIVVHFDQGHYSHYDGQVTSDLRERTSGHQDQELLRRAEDRRQEAAN from the coding sequence ATGCCAAGGATCATCGCCCTTTTTGCCATATTGACCACCCTGCTGGCCGGCTGCAGCTCCCTGCGCTTCCCCGGGGTCTACCGCATCGACATTCCCCAGGGGAATGTGGTCACCGAGGATATGCTGTCTGGTCTGCAGCCAGGCATGACTCCCGAGCAGGTTCGCTTCGTGCTCGGTCCGCCCACGCTGACCGACCCGTTCACCCCCAATACCTGGTTCTACCTGCTGCAGTACCAGCCCGGTAACGGTGAGATGGTGGAACAGCAGATCGTGGTGCATTTCGACCAGGGACACTACAGCCATTACGACGGTCAGGTCACCAGCGACCTGCGCGAGCGCACCTCCGGCCACCAGGACCAGGAATTACTGCGGCGCGCCGAGGACCGGCGCCAGGAAGCCGCCAACTGA
- a CDS encoding RnfH family protein, with protein MAGTIRVEVVYALPEKQKLIAVEVPEGASMLEAVTASGIAEHFEGLDPAGVSMGVFGKVEPNPAGRTLAEGERVELYRPLKADPKSARRARARRASQD; from the coding sequence ATGGCCGGGACTATTCGCGTCGAGGTGGTTTATGCCTTGCCGGAGAAGCAGAAGCTGATTGCGGTGGAGGTGCCGGAGGGCGCTTCCATGCTGGAGGCCGTGACCGCTTCGGGCATTGCCGAGCATTTCGAAGGGCTGGACCCGGCCGGGGTCAGCATGGGGGTGTTTGGCAAGGTGGAGCCGAATCCGGCGGGGCGGACACTGGCGGAAGGGGAACGGGTGGAACTCTACCGGCCGCTCAAGGCGGACCCGAAATCAGCACGCCGGGCCAGGGCCCGGCGTGCCAGCCAGGACTGA
- a CDS encoding sodium-dependent transporter yields MKQGDKPVHGMWTSRWAFILAATGSAVGLGNIWKFPYFAGEYGGGAFVLVYLLCIALVGVPIMVAEVMLGRKGGMSPVHTMKKLAAESKVSRRWAGIGYLGALAGFLILSFYSVIAGWTLYYIWDMAQGGFQGISAAGSLAHFEGMQANAWLMLGCHTAFMILTMWVVARGVSRGLEKAVQVLMPLLFVLLIGLVVYASTTPGFAQGVNFMFHFDFSKLSGKAVMAALGQAFFTLSLGMGAIMVYGAYMPREVKDRRSGKTRRVSIVSTVGIIALLDTLVALGAGLVIFPVVFSNGLEPSQGPGLLFVTLPLAFGQMPAGVIVGTVFFVLVMCSALSSSISLGEPMVAWLVERGLGRPLAALAVGLTAWVIGIGTVLSFNYWKDVTFLVGTFFQNIDFLASSLMLPLGGLLIAIFAGWVMKETQARKELAMKSFGLYMIWRAVVRLVAPLAVAAVFLNALIGALGG; encoded by the coding sequence ATGAAGCAAGGTGACAAGCCGGTCCACGGCATGTGGACCAGCCGGTGGGCGTTTATTCTCGCGGCCACCGGATCCGCCGTCGGGCTCGGTAACATCTGGAAATTCCCGTATTTCGCCGGGGAGTATGGCGGTGGCGCCTTCGTGCTGGTCTACCTGCTGTGTATTGCTCTGGTTGGCGTGCCGATCATGGTGGCGGAGGTGATGCTCGGCCGCAAAGGCGGCATGAGCCCGGTGCATACGATGAAAAAGCTGGCAGCGGAGAGCAAGGTGAGCCGCCGCTGGGCCGGGATCGGTTACCTGGGGGCTCTGGCCGGGTTTCTGATTCTGTCATTCTATTCGGTGATCGCCGGCTGGACGCTCTATTACATCTGGGACATGGCCCAGGGCGGGTTCCAGGGTATCTCCGCCGCCGGCTCTCTGGCCCATTTCGAGGGGATGCAGGCGAACGCCTGGTTGATGCTGGGCTGCCACACCGCCTTTATGATCCTGACCATGTGGGTGGTGGCTCGTGGCGTCAGCAGGGGCTTGGAAAAAGCGGTGCAGGTGCTGATGCCGCTGCTGTTCGTGCTGCTGATCGGACTGGTGGTCTACGCCAGTACCACGCCGGGGTTCGCCCAGGGCGTGAATTTCATGTTCCACTTCGACTTCTCCAAGCTCTCCGGCAAGGCGGTAATGGCCGCTCTGGGACAGGCGTTTTTCACCCTGAGCCTGGGGATGGGCGCGATCATGGTGTACGGCGCCTATATGCCTCGTGAGGTCAAGGATCGCCGTAGCGGCAAGACCCGGCGGGTGTCGATCGTCTCCACCGTGGGGATCATTGCGTTACTGGACACGCTGGTGGCTCTGGGGGCCGGTCTGGTGATTTTTCCGGTGGTGTTCAGCAATGGCCTGGAGCCTTCCCAGGGACCGGGGCTGCTGTTCGTGACCCTGCCGTTGGCGTTCGGCCAGATGCCCGCCGGCGTCATTGTCGGGACGGTGTTCTTCGTGCTGGTGATGTGCTCGGCGTTGAGCTCCTCCATTTCCCTGGGTGAGCCGATGGTGGCCTGGCTGGTGGAACGGGGGCTGGGACGGCCACTGGCGGCCCTGGCCGTGGGCCTGACCGCCTGGGTGATTGGTATCGGTACGGTGCTGTCCTTCAATTACTGGAAGGATGTGACCTTCCTGGTGGGCACCTTCTTCCAGAACATCGATTTCCTCGCTTCCAGCCTGATGTTGCCCTTGGGTGGCCTGTTGATCGCCATTTTCGCCGGCTGGGTCATGAAGGAAACGCAGGCCCGTAAGGAGTTGGCGATGAAGAGCTTCGGGCTGTACATGATATGGCGGGCGGTGGTGCGCCTTGTGGCGCCACTGGCGGTGGCCGCGGTGTTCCTCAATGCCCTGATCGGCGCGCTGGGAGGTTAG
- the smpB gene encoding SsrA-binding protein SmpB: MGKAKKAKTPSSTVAQNRKARFDYHLEEHFEAGLALEGWEVKSLREGKANLSEAYILLRDGEAYLFGARIEPLPTASTHITPDPLRSRKLLLHRRELARIFSGVQKDGYTCVPVSLYWKRGLAKLDIALAKGKQKFDKRATERERDWNRQKQRLLRRN; encoded by the coding sequence ATGGGCAAAGCGAAAAAAGCGAAAACACCATCCAGCACCGTGGCGCAGAACCGCAAGGCGCGCTTCGACTATCACCTGGAAGAACACTTCGAGGCCGGGCTGGCGCTGGAAGGCTGGGAAGTGAAATCCCTGCGTGAAGGGAAAGCCAACCTGTCGGAGGCCTACATCCTGCTCCGTGACGGGGAGGCCTACCTGTTCGGCGCCCGCATCGAACCACTCCCCACCGCCAGCACCCACATCACTCCGGACCCGCTGCGCAGCCGCAAGCTGCTCCTGCACCGGCGCGAGCTGGCCCGCATCTTCAGTGGCGTGCAGAAGGACGGCTACACCTGTGTGCCGGTGAGTCTGTACTGGAAGCGCGGACTGGCCAAGCTGGACATCGCCCTGGCCAAAGGGAAGCAGAAGTTCGACAAGCGCGCCACCGAGCGGGAACGCGACTGGAATCGCCAGAAGCAACGCCTCCTGCGCCGCAACTAG